The following coding sequences lie in one BD1-7 clade bacterium genomic window:
- the imuB gene encoding Protein ImuB, giving the protein MTVVTKNTNNDGRKQYGNDERFTARTDTAETGPTETSPTETGPTETGPTETGPITIQPPSLWLYLRFDQLSLNALGIDTRSNASAAAIIDQQRVLQCNASAAASGIRKTMTFSHARMTAPDVTLHSRAPLKEQQQLRELAGWAYRYSPMVTPHKQGLLMDIGGCLDLFQGFDNLLSSIQEELAELNISYRSGSAHTPKGAVALSFCHDNGHQQSRFAPHQQAQFCRLLRQVSIDHLDIDDKQRQQLYSCGFEYVDDFIDIPAAELGQRFGPTLLDYLQRLLGTKADPQSPTIPPETFRQHTDFAEPIHNQQWIDEEIRRLLQSLCEFLRKRQLHCRGFDWYFFGHNQHLIDHVHIALAARQNTLSVLKSLSDLQISKLDLRRELMGIELVSTHVYPLNLLPDDFFDTSTHADDAAQLIDRLRARLGPRTVYQPALCAEHLPELQNLRCAPAASATSPANAPKQHSRYVQERPSTYLSDTTSAPTKTLNDTTPPALQPLWLLPKPRYLSQKQQQPWYQGPLRLINGPDRITSHWWSGLQYRDYFIARQHNGRLLWVFYEHSRKSWYLHGFFA; this is encoded by the coding sequence ATGACTGTAGTGACAAAAAACACGAACAATGATGGTCGCAAACAGTATGGTAACGATGAGCGTTTCACTGCCCGGACTGACACTGCCGAAACCGGCCCTACTGAGACCAGCCCTACCGAAACCGGCCCTACCGAAACCGGCCCTACCGAAACCGGCCCTATCACAATCCAGCCCCCCAGCTTATGGCTGTACCTTCGATTTGACCAACTGAGCCTGAATGCCTTAGGCATAGATACCCGCTCAAACGCCAGTGCTGCGGCCATTATTGATCAACAGCGTGTGCTTCAATGCAATGCCAGCGCTGCAGCGAGCGGCATTCGTAAAACAATGACATTCAGCCATGCACGTATGACAGCGCCTGACGTAACCCTGCATTCCCGGGCACCGTTAAAAGAACAACAGCAGCTCCGTGAATTAGCCGGATGGGCTTATCGTTACAGCCCGATGGTTACACCACACAAACAAGGACTATTAATGGATATCGGAGGTTGTCTGGATCTTTTTCAAGGATTCGACAATCTGTTGAGCAGCATCCAGGAGGAATTGGCCGAGCTTAATATCAGCTACCGAAGCGGCAGTGCACACACGCCTAAAGGCGCGGTGGCTTTGAGCTTTTGCCACGATAATGGCCATCAACAAAGTCGCTTTGCGCCGCATCAGCAAGCGCAGTTTTGCCGACTACTACGTCAAGTCAGCATTGATCATCTCGACATCGACGACAAACAACGCCAGCAGTTGTATAGCTGTGGCTTTGAGTATGTAGATGACTTTATCGATATCCCCGCTGCAGAGCTTGGCCAGCGCTTCGGCCCGACTTTGCTTGATTATTTACAACGCCTACTAGGAACAAAAGCTGACCCTCAAAGCCCGACTATCCCTCCAGAAACTTTTCGCCAGCATACTGACTTTGCCGAGCCCATACATAATCAACAATGGATCGATGAAGAAATTCGCCGGTTGCTACAAAGCTTGTGCGAATTTCTACGCAAACGGCAACTACATTGCCGAGGCTTTGACTGGTATTTTTTCGGTCATAACCAGCATTTGATCGACCATGTGCATATTGCTTTGGCGGCACGCCAAAACACATTGTCGGTTTTAAAAAGTCTCTCTGACTTACAGATCAGCAAACTCGATTTACGCAGAGAGCTGATGGGAATCGAACTCGTCAGCACCCATGTTTATCCTCTAAATCTTCTACCAGACGACTTTTTTGATACATCAACACACGCGGATGACGCCGCTCAACTTATCGACCGTTTACGCGCACGGCTTGGCCCGCGAACGGTTTATCAGCCCGCATTATGCGCCGAACATCTACCAGAGCTTCAGAATTTACGCTGCGCACCGGCTGCATCTGCAACATCACCTGCCAATGCGCCAAAGCAACACAGTCGTTATGTTCAAGAGCGCCCCTCAACGTATTTGAGCGACACAACATCAGCGCCAACCAAGACACTGAACGATACCACTCCCCCGGCATTGCAACCGTTATGGCTACTGCCAAAGCCTCGATATTTATCACAGAAGCAACAACAACCTTGGTATCAAGGGCCATTACGTTTGATTAATGGCCCTGACAGGATCACCAGCCACTGGTGGTCTGGGTTGCAATACCGCGACTATTTTATTGCTCGCCAACATAACGGGCGGCTGCTTTGGGTTTTTTATGAACATTCTCGTAAAAGCTGGTATCTGCATGGTTTTTTTGCATGA
- the ptlH gene encoding 1-deoxypentalenic acid 11-beta-hydroxylase codes for MTTTASPQHNQAADSSNEPLIISRADESPERLRERFHEWGYLYFQQYVPAKKCNALMQSFADVLEPHLSLDKNAGHPVLNGDPFFETDTIWDAVYPKMQSLESFQRFFHDKPITDLMEAVTGTDVFIYPMKMARISTPKKIGYETPPHQDAHSHHAPPTMAGIWVPLHDVDAQMGRLKLLPQSHKRGVRPVHEAAGVGGVQCEIYEDETTWHVSDVKQGDVIIFHSACIHKAEPNTANKAARFSVDTRFCDYGAPVFVTNLDPHHGWRIDDLSWESIYEDWQSDDLQYYWKDYPNFFDQFGQGGF; via the coding sequence ATGACAACCACTGCTTCGCCACAACACAATCAAGCCGCTGATTCTTCGAATGAGCCATTAATTATCTCCCGTGCAGATGAATCGCCAGAACGATTGCGTGAACGCTTTCACGAATGGGGTTATCTATATTTTCAGCAATATGTACCTGCAAAAAAGTGCAATGCCTTGATGCAGTCGTTTGCTGACGTATTAGAGCCGCATTTATCTCTGGATAAAAACGCCGGGCATCCAGTGCTTAACGGCGACCCATTTTTTGAAACTGACACGATTTGGGATGCGGTTTACCCCAAAATGCAGTCACTGGAATCGTTCCAACGCTTTTTTCATGACAAGCCCATCACGGATTTAATGGAAGCCGTGACTGGCACGGATGTATTTATCTACCCCATGAAGATGGCACGTATTTCTACACCGAAGAAAATCGGCTATGAAACACCACCACACCAAGATGCACATTCTCATCACGCCCCACCTACTATGGCGGGCATTTGGGTACCGCTTCATGATGTTGATGCCCAAATGGGGCGTTTAAAACTACTCCCTCAATCGCATAAGCGCGGTGTTCGCCCCGTTCATGAAGCGGCAGGTGTTGGCGGGGTGCAATGTGAGATCTACGAAGATGAAACAACCTGGCATGTCTCCGATGTAAAGCAGGGTGATGTGATTATTTTCCACTCAGCTTGTATTCACAAGGCCGAACCAAACACCGCGAATAAAGCAGCACGTTTTAGCGTGGACACACGCTTTTGTGATTATGGCGCACCGGTGTTTGTGACCAATCTTGACCCGCATCATGGCTGGCGTATTGACGATCTTAGCTGGGAGAGTATCTACGAAGATTGGCAAAGCGACGATTTACAATACTACTGGAAAGACTACCCGAACTTTTTTGACCAATTCGGGCAGGGCGGGTTTTAA
- the ompW gene encoding Outer membrane protein W yields the protein MKKLVTFGCVCAMAMGSAAVSAYEKDDVLLRFGAASVFPDDTNANTGVSADGNTQLGLNVVYMASDNVGFELLAASPFTHDVKLNGDTIGETKQLPPTVSMQWYFNNSSIVTPYLGVGFNYTFFWDSKAGLGGDVQDVNLKDSFGFAANAGLDIEVADNWLVNASVYKMQMETEVLNGPLKGAGVTIDPVVVMLSAGYKF from the coding sequence ATGAAGAAGTTAGTTACTTTTGGTTGTGTATGTGCGATGGCAATGGGGTCTGCAGCGGTAAGTGCGTATGAGAAAGATGATGTACTGCTGCGTTTTGGTGCTGCGTCAGTATTCCCTGATGACACAAATGCAAATACCGGTGTATCTGCTGATGGCAACACACAGCTAGGCCTGAACGTTGTATACATGGCAAGTGACAACGTCGGTTTTGAACTGTTAGCAGCGTCGCCATTTACTCACGACGTAAAACTGAATGGCGATACTATTGGCGAAACCAAGCAGCTACCTCCAACGGTTTCTATGCAGTGGTATTTCAACAACAGCAGCATTGTAACGCCTTACTTAGGTGTTGGTTTTAACTACACCTTCTTCTGGGATTCAAAAGCCGGTTTGGGCGGTGACGTTCAAGACGTAAATCTTAAAGATTCTTTCGGCTTTGCTGCGAATGCAGGTTTGGACATCGAAGTTGCCGATAATTGGTTAGTGAATGCGTCCGTTTATAAAATGCAGATGGAAACCGAAGTGTTGAATGGCCCGTTAAAGGGTGCTGGTGTGACTATTGACCCGGTTGTGGTTATGTTGTCTGCGGGTTATAAATTCTGA